The genome window ATGTGGTTATGGCATCCCAGTTGTCTAAAAAAATCTCTTCTCTTGTCAGTTTTCAATTATCAATTTCCATTCTCCATTATCAATTAATTTTTCCATTTTATGCTGCACCCCACCGCGTAGGTTTCGGGGACGGAGACTTCTTTCCCTTCAAGCAGTTCGTTTAATGCATCTTCAAGATATCTGGTCTGCACCCGTTCCGGTTCGCGCCAGTTGTCATCTATCTTTCCGGTGTACACCAGCCGCCGTTCATGGTTAAATACATATAACTGCGGTGTCGCCGATGCTCCGAATACGCGCGCGGTTTCCTGAGTTTCATCGCGCAGATAGATAAAGTTAAACTGCTTTTCTTCCGCACACTTTTTCATTTCCTCAAAAGAGTCTTCCGGATAGGAAGCAGAGTCATTCGGGTTGATAGCAATAATCTGCACCCCTTTTGCCCCGTAGCGTGCCTGAATATCCTTTATCCTCTCCTCGTACGCCTGAACATAGGGGCAGTGGTTGCAGCTGAAAATTACTGCCAGTATCGGTTTTCCGGCAAAATCACCGGATTCATATGTTTTGCCGTCAACCGCGGGGAGTCTGAAGTGAGGCATCAGGTCAGTTAAGCTGAGTTCTGACATTTTGATCACCCTTTCTGTATCATGATTTCATTTCCGTTAAATTAATCATTATTTTACTTCTGCTAAAAGAAAACCCTTTACGGCAGTCATGAAACATATCCTCTTTATATTTTTTG of Ignavibacteriales bacterium contains these proteins:
- a CDS encoding thioredoxin family protein, producing the protein MSELSLTDLMPHFRLPAVDGKTYESGDFAGKPILAVIFSCNHCPYVQAYEERIKDIQARYGAKGVQIIAINPNDSASYPEDSFEEMKKCAEEKQFNFIYLRDETQETARVFGASATPQLYVFNHERRLVYTGKIDDNWREPERVQTRYLEDALNELLEGKEVSVPETYAVGCSIKWKN